A single window of Hyla sarda isolate aHylSar1 chromosome 2, aHylSar1.hap1, whole genome shotgun sequence DNA harbors:
- the PRSS23 gene encoding serine protease 23 isoform X2, which yields MAVKVSAACVLLFLISYVDSQGSNLKPTWPTYKVPVVLPQSTTGLEKPLFNAEPRLDVPGSCGAQCHKHFPMPTLNELKDNMAYETLYANGSRTLTEVGIYVLANNADGERSNAKSRRKRQIYGYDSRFNIYGKNFLLNYPFSTSVKLSTGCTGTLVAEKHVLTAAHCIHDGKNYVKGAQKLRVGFLKPKFKDGGKGVSQSNLEKMKFQWIRVKRTHVPKGWIKGNANDIGMDYDYALLELKKPHKRKFMMIGVSPTGRQLPGGKIHFSGFDNDRPGNLVYRFCDVKEETYDLLYQQCDAQPGASGSGVYVRMWKRDKQRWERKIIGIFSGHQWVDKNGDKQDFNVAVRITPLKYAQICFWIKGNYIDCRDG from the coding sequence ATGGCAGTAAAAGTGTCTGCAGCTTGTGTCCTCCTGTTCCTGATCTCCTATGTGGACTCTCAGGGATCCAATTTGAAACCAACTTGGCCAACATACAAAGTTCCTGTTGTTCTTCCTCAGTCGACCACTGGTCTGGAGAAACCTCTGTTTAATGCAGAACCAAGGCTTGATGTACCAGGCTCATGTGGTGCACAATGCCACAAGCACTTCCCCATGCCTACTTTGAATGAACTGAAAGACAACATGGCCTACGAAACCTTGTATGCCAACGGGAGCCGCACTTTAACGGAAGTGGGAATTTATGTCTTGGCCAACAATGCAGATGGTGAAAGAAGCAATGCTAAATCCCGTCGTAAAAGGCAAATCTATGGGTACGACAGCAGATTTAATATTTATGGGAAAAACTTCTTACTCAATTATCCCTTTTCAACATCAGTAAAGTTGTCCACGGGTTGCACCGGCACATTGGTGGCGGAGAAGCATGTACTTACAGCTGCCCACTGTATTCACGATGGTAAAAATTATGTCAAGGGGGCACAGAAGCTAAGAGTGGGATTCCTAAAACCAAAATTCAAAGACGGTGGTAAAGGTGTCAGCCAATCGAATTTGGAAAAAATGAAATTCCAATGGATTCGGGTGAAAAGAACCCATGTCCCAAAAGGATGGATTAAAGGCAATGCCAACGATATCGGCATGGATTACGACTATGCTTTGTTGGAACTCaaaaaaccccacaaaagaaaattcaTGATGATCGGTGTCAGTCCCACTGGTCGACAGTTACCTGGTGGAAAAATCCACTTCTCTGGCTTTGACAACGATAGACCAGGGAACCTAGTATACCGATTCTGCGATGTCAAGGAAGAAACCTACGACCTACTTTACCAGCAATGCGATGCCCAGCCTGGAGCTAGCGGTTCTGGAGTTTATGTCAGGATGTGGAAACGGGACAAACAGAGATGGGAGCGGAAGATTATTGGGATTTTTTCCGGGCACCAATGGGTGGACAAAAATGGTGACAAACAGGATTTTAATGTAGCTGTGCGTATAACACCTCTTAAGTACGCGCAAATCTGCTTTTGGATCAAAGGAAATTATATAGATTGCAGAGACGGATAG
- the PRSS23 gene encoding serine protease 23 isoform X1, whose protein sequence is MDKSQQYVSDSLINMGHRAGRGARSRGVQIEDINMAVKVSAACVLLFLISYVDSQGSNLKPTWPTYKVPVVLPQSTTGLEKPLFNAEPRLDVPGSCGAQCHKHFPMPTLNELKDNMAYETLYANGSRTLTEVGIYVLANNADGERSNAKSRRKRQIYGYDSRFNIYGKNFLLNYPFSTSVKLSTGCTGTLVAEKHVLTAAHCIHDGKNYVKGAQKLRVGFLKPKFKDGGKGVSQSNLEKMKFQWIRVKRTHVPKGWIKGNANDIGMDYDYALLELKKPHKRKFMMIGVSPTGRQLPGGKIHFSGFDNDRPGNLVYRFCDVKEETYDLLYQQCDAQPGASGSGVYVRMWKRDKQRWERKIIGIFSGHQWVDKNGDKQDFNVAVRITPLKYAQICFWIKGNYIDCRDG, encoded by the coding sequence ATTGAAGACATAAACATGGCAGTAAAAGTGTCTGCAGCTTGTGTCCTCCTGTTCCTGATCTCCTATGTGGACTCTCAGGGATCCAATTTGAAACCAACTTGGCCAACATACAAAGTTCCTGTTGTTCTTCCTCAGTCGACCACTGGTCTGGAGAAACCTCTGTTTAATGCAGAACCAAGGCTTGATGTACCAGGCTCATGTGGTGCACAATGCCACAAGCACTTCCCCATGCCTACTTTGAATGAACTGAAAGACAACATGGCCTACGAAACCTTGTATGCCAACGGGAGCCGCACTTTAACGGAAGTGGGAATTTATGTCTTGGCCAACAATGCAGATGGTGAAAGAAGCAATGCTAAATCCCGTCGTAAAAGGCAAATCTATGGGTACGACAGCAGATTTAATATTTATGGGAAAAACTTCTTACTCAATTATCCCTTTTCAACATCAGTAAAGTTGTCCACGGGTTGCACCGGCACATTGGTGGCGGAGAAGCATGTACTTACAGCTGCCCACTGTATTCACGATGGTAAAAATTATGTCAAGGGGGCACAGAAGCTAAGAGTGGGATTCCTAAAACCAAAATTCAAAGACGGTGGTAAAGGTGTCAGCCAATCGAATTTGGAAAAAATGAAATTCCAATGGATTCGGGTGAAAAGAACCCATGTCCCAAAAGGATGGATTAAAGGCAATGCCAACGATATCGGCATGGATTACGACTATGCTTTGTTGGAACTCaaaaaaccccacaaaagaaaattcaTGATGATCGGTGTCAGTCCCACTGGTCGACAGTTACCTGGTGGAAAAATCCACTTCTCTGGCTTTGACAACGATAGACCAGGGAACCTAGTATACCGATTCTGCGATGTCAAGGAAGAAACCTACGACCTACTTTACCAGCAATGCGATGCCCAGCCTGGAGCTAGCGGTTCTGGAGTTTATGTCAGGATGTGGAAACGGGACAAACAGAGATGGGAGCGGAAGATTATTGGGATTTTTTCCGGGCACCAATGGGTGGACAAAAATGGTGACAAACAGGATTTTAATGTAGCTGTGCGTATAACACCTCTTAAGTACGCGCAAATCTGCTTTTGGATCAAAGGAAATTATATAGATTGCAGAGACGGATAG